The following DNA comes from Mya arenaria isolate MELC-2E11 chromosome 11, ASM2691426v1.
TTAAAACTAATTTGCTCATATACAGTTCCTATCACCCACATCGAAAGTCTTGTAATTCTATAAACAAGTGCCATGACAATTATTGATAGTTGCCCTTTTCATTAatcttattaaataaataattatattttttatatcttaagTGTTTACTTCGTTTATTAATGactttgtatttatattgtattttatgtatCCCAATTAAAATGTTTCGCTATAAGGTTTATCAAAATGCTGCGTGACGATCTCCCATGATGCATTATTAACCATTGCAGGCTCATCAAATAGCAGACGATGTTTACCTTCGGGAGGAGGATATTCATTTCATATCGTCAATACAAAATGCTGACAGAAACGAAATGGAAAGGAAATTTAACTTTGTACATTCGTTTAAAATTGTCTCTATTTAATGACATGTGAAGATATGGTACTGACTGTATTTGGGTGatgatataaacacattatttagATTGTCATTACCTCTATTTGTctgtatttacatgttttttttatcaaaataatagtCAGTCGCATTTTCTACTCACATATCGGCTGATCagttttcaaagaaatgaacGTTGATTGTATTTCAATCAAGGCTTGACATTGCgaggaataaaacaaaaacccTTGGCAGAACTCGTCATTTGACTCCAAAAGAATACCAAGAATGATGGATGAGATAACACTCGAAAGCAGCAGGTACTTGTTGTGTAATAGAATGAACGTGTTGATAAATGATGGAATCGCGAATTTTGCAATAACGCTGTTTATTCTACTCATAGATCGACAAGTAAATATCCGACAGAATAGTCAAACACTTCTTCACAATGCCAGTATATCAGACACTAATGTAATTGTTTGTGAATACATGATTCATTTTACCGTCTGATGAATTTTGTTGAGTATTgtcattaaaaacttaaaaggAGAATGTTTTAAATCATACCGTTGACAATCTTAATTTAATAACGCCAATCagcatacattttaataatgtatatGCTCAGGTATTGCAAAATAAACCTACTTATGTCAAGGGAGCGATATAAACCTATTCATACAATCCGAAAACAGCAGCCGGTTAACCGATCTGACATAATGAACCTTTTATTGCAgcgaaaaagaaaaagataacAACAGTGCATTATTAACGTAAGTGTCTACGTActtcataaacattttgaagTCATCGTACGACTATGTAATTCATGAACATATCAACATTATCAATGCCAACTTGGTCCTATGATACAGTGTGAATGTTACACTACTGATCATGTGAACATACATTGCAAACGTGCTCAAAGTCATCCTTTAGCAACTCTCTATTACTGGCTACAAAGGTTATATGACTGTGTGTAAACTTCTAAAATCAATCTCTTTTACAATACTATTCAAAAGCTACTTGTACAATgtaagaaataatgtttttaatcaaaaacattgaaaaacattAATCATTTAGGGTCATTATGGCATTGACGTTTGGTAAAACTTTATCTCATTGCATATGCAGatgatgtttatattaattctTTCAATCAGAAAAGGAATGGCAAGATGGTTTAGATAAACTAGAGGAATATTGTGATAGATGGAAACTAAAAGACACGACagcaaaactaaaaaaatgggGATATGAATCAGGTCATGccatattcatttataataatgtcTTGGAAAAATCatattagaaatattaaatatatattagaaCAATTAGTCTTTTACGATGCATGATTTTTCAAGGGTGTAAagattgataatttattttaaaatcattttaaacaaagaataaGTGATCAATCTAAGCAAGAATGGAATGCAGATATACAAAGTTCAAGTAGGGCATTTAGAGATGGGTTTTTTTGCGGATTTCAAATtagatatttttaacattgaaaatgtttgaatttcTTTAAGTGAAAACGTGTATATTCACATTGACTTTGTATAGAAACAGTTAGAAGAAACAAACTTTCATCtgtaacaataaatgaaagaccttgCTTATGTTGTAACTCtctagaagatgaatttcaccTTAtatctgaatatatatatatatgttaaattgcCGTTGCACTGAAACTAAACAGACATGGTAACTATTTCTATTCAAATAAAAGGTTATCGCAATCATTTGCATTTTCAGGAGAAGCTGGAAATATGTGTTCTGTCATGCTGTAAATTGTATTCAGTAGGAATAAATTGCCGTTCTAATACCAAGCGGTTTCAATACCGAACGAACTGCTGAGCATTAAAACAACCCAAGAAAGCAAAAGTTGGTTCTTTCACAAACTTAGATtgattatgttatatttgtatacCAAACAGCGTTTTTGTCAATCAACTTACagacattatatattataaatagctTTCGCAATTTCGCAATCTCATCTGGTCATGTTGAGCTTCCACTTGGGATTTAATTACTCTTTTAATAGTGTATTTGTTTGTGAACTAAATGTTTATCAGATGCGGAAAAACGCAATGGTAGGTTGGTGGATTCCATGTTAATCGATTTGGTACAATAATGTTCGATTGGCTACGTGTATCAAAACACGTACGCATTATTTCGTACCATAAAACTGTAGTCGCATGTGGTGACAAGACAGATAATGTGGTCACATGACATGATATGATATCTTCAAATGACATACTCTATGGTCAAATTACATGTCCAAATGAGCAAAACGTTTCAGCTCTTAAGGTCAATTTGATTATTAGCaagattaatttcattttactcCAAATGGAACTTGAAAGGAAGCAACGtttggaaaacaaacatattgcgTCATTTGTACTCATATACTATAGAACtatgaaacacaaattaaaacCTTGAAGACATACGCATGAATTATACCTTAGAAAAAAGCAACATATCTTCGCGACGATACACTGTGTTTGAGTCCGCACTTATCTGTTGGCACTCGAGTATTTGTCCGATTTTCAGTAGGTCAATTTCGCGTAGATCTAATCTCACTCTGAAGACATCaattttttcttgtaaaatacaaaaacaaacgaTTATTAATCGACTTCCCTGTGTGCAGGCGCTGGGAAACTTTAATTGACAACTAAAGGTCCGGTAGTATGACGGCATTTAAAGCCTATGTCATCAACGCGaactttatataaatgtttaaacaggGAAAACACGAATAGTACCGATCGGATTCTTTACACGTTAACGAGGTTTATTTGtcaatatcaaatgtttttgttgtttttgtgtgtgttttttcgacttttattttttacaatccAAACGATTTTTTAAATCCATGCGACGTCCGTGCGTATATGAATCTATAAATGATTTGCTTTCAGCCCATGACaagtaaaattaaatgtttaataaactcATTTTCTGACCATTTGAAACATGGATACATTTTAAATAGTGGGACACCACAAAAAAtatccttaaatatttatttgataacggaaacatgtatatgtactaaAATGTTATAGAATTggtcaaaattgattttacatTTCAACAAGGCGTATCTATATGTGGTTCAAGCGTTGACAAATGCCATTCGTCCTACAACACTAGTATAGGATTGGGTTGCACAACGTTCTGGCATGCGCAACACGATGATACCTTGTTTCTTTCATTTGCCAATCcgttacattttttaaatattttgctcaCCACACATTACACCGAAATTGCAATTCTCCTCATTGGATAATTTACCAACATTTAGTGAACGATTAAAATTCAATGTGTCTTATCGTTTGCACTGCATGTATTCGCAACACTTTCAATGCATCTATGTTCATGTATgtactttatttgtttgtatttcagtCAGCCTATGTATTTGTCAGCCAGAATAAACTGCTCCTCATATAATAAGCatgttaataatattatttcgtTCATCATTATTTGAATGACAGGGATTCCAGTAACTTTAAACAATAACTTCAGTGTCCACAACCTATTTCACCCTCTCGCATGAATGAAAACTAAACACCAAGTAGTGTGAATGTTTTGTTTAGTATCAGAAAGTCATGGAGGCCTTCATGATGTGTGCTATCAACTTAAAAAGATCCGACCACGCCTGTTCTAGTTCCGGAGTCCACTCGTCGTCCAAAACAGGCTGAATCGCCAGGATAAACTGCGGTCCGATCAACTGAAATGCCAACACAGGAGAACAATGTCACAAAATATCCTAAAACCTTATTTGGGATTTATAAGATAGTTTATATGTATCTTATAACGTTTTCGAGTTATCTCTTACAACAGATAACTTAGTTATTCAAAAATGTCGAATACTGTTTTTAAACCTATCCATCATTCcgacatttttctttcaaaaaaaaacatgattttggaatgAGTTAATGTTTTGTGTGATCTTACGTTTTGCAATTCCTACGAATTATTGATTTTCTTCAGAAGCTCCACTAAATATCGATAATTTACATGGTAATCTCTTAAATGAATGTATAAGTGCGAGTTATAAAAGTCTGAATCTAATCATGAATCATGATCGTGGGCGATGcatgtgtaaaatatattcgCATTTATCTTGGAGTTATCCTAATCATGAACGACATAAAAGCGACTTACATCCATATAGTCGACCTTGGCCGTGTACATAACGTGTCTTGAGCCGAGTTCCTGGAGGATTTTAAAGACGTTATCTGACTCGTATATACAGCTAAGGCACTTGTCAACAGTACCCATCACTCGCATAGCATGGGAGCGGAGCTGGTTACTCTCGTTGAGGTCCTCCGGGCTCATGCCTCTGAATGGCGCAAAAACGTTCTGTACGTCTGGATGACTGGCAAACAGtctgttaaataaaacaagattatCGTTTTAGGAAGCCCTGTCCAGTGAATGTATCATATCGAAAAACAGCCACGTAAGTTATTAGAATGCGTTTTGTGATAATGTACATAAATATCCatcttttaaatttagttttgttgtttttatttagtacATTAGAGTACATAATAGGCAGTTCCATCAACCCATTGTATTTAATGTATCTTAAGAGGTCGTCACTGTTCGTGTTTCTGACATATTCGTCTGAAGGCTGTCTAGGTTTAGAATAAACAACGACATTTAGCATAAAGAACTCATTTCTATTGCTGCTTTCCTGAATTGTATTCGAAATGTCATGTGAACAAggaaaattataattatacatagtTTGCCAAGAAGCTGTGTTCGTAGAGGATCACGACAGATTAGACAGGtagattattattataaccAAGAACACCTACGGAATTTGGAATAAACACATCATAAGCAAATCCAAAGAACTCGCTTAGCCATAGGTACACACCTCGCCACAGTTTTCGAAGAAAACAAATCTCATAAAGTTCAAGTGGTTAATTTAGGGACTAAAGTGTTACTACCAATGAAACTACAGgcacaagcccagtagcaaaaactGGGCTGCATCTTGTTGACTTAATCGTTTGGAAACCAACATAGAAGCACACAGCACACTTCACAAGTCTTCCCGATGGACACACAACGCAGCAATACTACACACATAacataaacatcaaaatatttttacatgttttgtaaCCGCATTGGAACGGACAAAGAATTgatatcatatatttcattattgtagAACCGTTTTAAAGGCCTcctttaaggaatgtttggcatgataatcccctgctgtgcatttCCTGCTACTTGCACTGGTCTCACAGGCGGGGCCAGTTTCGTGTGTGGTCGTTTAtcggctcagggccatttatggtccatttctataataaaacttttaaaactgcgcagcaggatactcatatcagagatctgataaaagggatcaaggcaagtggACTACGATCAATAAACAGAGTTTACGTACTGTACacagtttttttgttgttgttttttgtgtgtgcgtgcgtgcgtgcgtgcgtgcgtgtgtgtgtttgggGGGTCACTTATATAAGGCTTAAACAAGGCATTTAACAAAGATCCACTGCTACCGTTCACTAGATACCCATTATCTATGTAACTGGCAACTTACATGGGAGCACTAGAACAccccaaaaaaatcaaaagttgTTTCTGGTGTTTTTCTATCCCACATATAACAATGATCGAGTGTTCAATAATCGGTAGAATATTTCCCTCATCAGATTTCTGTCATTTTTCTATCTAAATCTCTGGATGTACATTTCTGTAGTTCAGGAAATTACTGTGGACacaatatctatttcaaacaaattttgtCCTTGTATTGAATATCACAATAGGATACTTGCTTATTTAACTCCAATCGATTACCCAGAAAGTAATAGCACTCGGCGGGAGCAGCATGTATTTGTAATGTAAATAATCTACCGACGTGTTGGTAAACGATGAAAACGGGGtttgttatcaaatgtatttttagcaGTCTTCGAAGAAACACGGATAAAAATGTTCTGCTTTACAAAACCAGAACTCAGTGAGTGTTAAACTgtaagttttatgaacatattatacactggctttaaatatatagaaaaccaAAGAATACTAATAGCAATATTGCAAATATGTCACAGTGATTATGTCTCATGCTATGAAACTCAGAGAGTATAAGTTAAAGCTCAAACAACCACTATAAACATTCTCTTCTTCAAATAAACTGAATTGTTTCCAATataagtttaagaatatttgtgTTGCTCGCGATGATTGATATATTCCCCTAATGCAGGCAATATCACATGTATATGGCTGTGAAATATTAGTATGTAGTTATGCCGATTGCCAATACACTctgaagaaataaatatataagagaTGTATTCAAAAACTGTAGTGCAAATGATTAAATGTGTTTATGgcaaattgtttatatttatttattattgatactCTCGAAATTCATTAACTCGTTATCTATGAATAGTTGGTATTTAAAAGATATTCCTAAAGTCGATATGTGACAAATTCGTTCCTATCAAAGAAACACTAGAAAGCCAAAACATAAAgcagtgttgttgttgctgttttcacAATTTTTGTGAAAGATTGAAAAAGCTCCGTCATTTTGACATAAATCAATAATTTGCCtaaaaactgaataaaaatgGTTGTCAAAATTAGAGAAAAATGATGattgtttctttaagaatacACCAAATCTtctatcaaaaatatatttcacaataatcaaaatataaaattcgaaattattatttcatttcggATTTAGGTATATTTTTAGCGTTGGAAATGGGGCCGAAGTTCGGACCCGAAATTggtgagaaaaaaatgtttacaatcaaAACGAGAATACATAAACTATGCGTTCATTATGCTTTTTATTGGATATGTTGGTTAattggttttattgaatatatactTTATCAAAATCTACAACATATGATGTCAACAACTGAGTgacaattgttaacatttgaatgTATAATGTATGTTAGAACAATTTGAATATAGCccttcattatatacataagtaaatcatcaaaaatataagttttaaaacatgtatgaaaataGCAACCCCCAGAACGAAAAATAGtgacaaatgtcattttttaattatattcacaCACCTCTTAAATGTGTCTCTTACTTCTGAATTGAGCCACTTAATGATAAGATTTAAAAATCGACATTAAAagacacattttaaaatgaaatcatgCGCAAGGCACTTTGGTCTATAATGATATCCAAGCACTGGCGTATTATTGCAACTAGCATATAACGCCCAATTTTGacagtgtatacatgtattataattgGAAGGGATTCTTCGGCAGAAAAAGAAACTGTACCTTTTTTAcctaaataatataaaaacaattattttacttCAACGATTTAAAACTATGTCGTTTAAGTCCGATTTCAgatgaaataaagataaatatatacaacattttgGTACGACGTACCAATTTCTTTcggttatttatttcaaatattagtATAATTCTgtaatcaaatacattttaaatgataaaaagatgGAGTTACCTTGCATCAATACCAAAAATGAGGGTAAATGGAGGGATCCGAGAACTAAAAATAAGTGGGTC
Coding sequences within:
- the LOC128207207 gene encoding globin-like, which codes for MGCIYSKERKETLRKNKNNSQYRKKYLPANTGDEDTNGNSQIPTLPEFNDCQKDLVTKSWKVVKNDMDQVGINMLMKLFASHPDVQNVFAPFRGMSPEDLNESNQLRSHAMRVMGTVDKCLSCIYESDNVFKILQELGSRHVMYTAKVDYMDLIGPQFILAIQPVLDDEWTPELEQAWSDLFKLIAHIMKASMTF